Proteins encoded in a region of the Desulfurellaceae bacterium genome:
- a CDS encoding ABC transporter ATP-binding protein codes for MNPTPPPLIEAHGLGKSYRLYPRHLDRLKEMLWLGRRRFSEEFWALRNVSLEVYRGDAWGIVGQNGAGKSTLLKLLCGVTLASEGQVRSAGRVSALLELGIGFHPEYTGRENLALSGALMGLGQDELAERLPAILEFADIGDFVDRPLKTYSSGMSVRLAFALATCVEPDVLVSDEILSVGDEAFQKKCIRWMEDFLSNGGTLLYCAHNAYQIKKLCGKAVWLDHGQVRLQGAASHVVQEYAEFIEAQGETNTDGTAARPVAALAAGENRITDVRLLNGHAQETSQFVFGQPFRARLRVEAGTGETKPPVVGVGLVRPDLVPVYGVASDMDGAVPRHVEGRVYQIDYVLPQLRLLPGRYVLRAHALDSAGLRVFDLVEREFSVRGERRELGLCYLPHSWET; via the coding sequence GTGAACCCGACTCCCCCACCGCTGATCGAAGCCCACGGGCTCGGCAAATCCTACCGGCTGTATCCGCGTCACCTTGACCGCCTGAAGGAAATGCTGTGGCTGGGCCGCCGGCGCTTCTCCGAGGAGTTCTGGGCGCTGCGTAACGTGTCCCTGGAGGTCTACCGGGGCGACGCCTGGGGCATTGTCGGACAAAACGGGGCCGGCAAAAGCACCCTGCTGAAACTCCTGTGTGGCGTGACCCTGGCGTCTGAGGGACAGGTGCGCAGCGCCGGACGGGTCAGCGCCCTGCTCGAACTCGGCATCGGCTTTCATCCCGAGTACACCGGACGCGAAAACCTGGCCCTGTCGGGAGCCTTGATGGGCCTCGGCCAGGACGAGCTGGCTGAGCGCCTGCCGGCGATTCTGGAGTTTGCCGATATCGGCGATTTCGTGGACCGGCCGCTCAAAACCTACTCGTCCGGCATGAGCGTGCGGCTGGCCTTTGCCCTGGCCACCTGCGTTGAGCCGGACGTGCTGGTCTCGGATGAAATTCTGTCCGTGGGCGACGAGGCGTTCCAGAAAAAGTGCATTCGCTGGATGGAGGACTTTCTGTCCAACGGCGGCACCCTGCTGTACTGCGCCCACAATGCCTACCAGATCAAGAAGCTGTGCGGCAAAGCCGTGTGGCTGGACCACGGCCAGGTGCGCTTACAGGGGGCCGCATCACATGTGGTCCAGGAGTATGCCGAGTTCATCGAGGCTCAGGGCGAAACGAACACCGATGGGACGGCTGCCCGTCCGGTCGCTGCTCTGGCTGCGGGTGAGAACCGGATCACCGATGTCCGGCTGCTGAACGGCCACGCCCAGGAAACCTCGCAGTTTGTTTTTGGCCAGCCGTTCCGAGCGCGGCTCAGAGTTGAGGCTGGGACGGGGGAAACCAAACCGCCAGTAGTCGGCGTTGGTCTTGTGCGGCCTGACCTCGTCCCGGTTTACGGGGTGGCGTCGGATATGGATGGGGCGGTTCCGCGCCACGTTGAGGGCCGCGTCTACCAGATTGATTATGTCCTGCCCCAACTCCGCCTGCTGCCCGGCCGCTACGTGCTGCGCGCTCACGCTCTGGATAGCGCCGGTTTGCGGGTGTTCGATCTGGTCGAGCGGGAGTTCTCGGTGCGCGGCGAGAGACGCGAACTCGGCCTGTGCTATTTGCCGCATAGCTGGGAGACCTGA